One Antennarius striatus isolate MH-2024 chromosome 17, ASM4005453v1, whole genome shotgun sequence genomic window carries:
- the ppp1r14d gene encoding protein phosphatase 1 regulatory subunit 14B, which produces MASEPSTQSRVMFQAGDKTEEPAHRKLGKLTVKYNRKDLQRRLDIEEWIDGQLHLLFDCEEEEIPELEIDIDELLELTDEGQRTRLQELLQECGKPKEEFINGLLYRIKGLRKMSGPLKK; this is translated from the exons ATGGCGTCAGAGCCCAGCACCCAGTCCAGGGTGATGTTTCAGGCAGGAGACAAAACAGAGGAGCCAGCGCACCGCAAGCTGGGTAAGCTGACAGTTAAATACAACCGCAAGGATCTACAGAGGAGGCTGGATATTGAAGAGTGGATTGACGGGCAGCTGCACCTGCTGTTTGACTGTGAG GAGGAGGAAATTCCAGAGTTAGAGATTGACATAGATGAGCTCCTGGAGCTTACAGACGAAGGACAGAGAACTCGATTGCAG GAGCTGTTGCAGGAATGCGGAAAGCCAAAAgag GAATTTATCAATGGGCTGCTCTACAGGATAAAGGGTCTACGTAAAATGTCAGGTCCCTTGAAGAAATAA